In one Colletotrichum destructivum chromosome 2, complete sequence genomic region, the following are encoded:
- a CDS encoding Putative ubiquitin specific protease, UCH repeated domain, ubiquitin carboxyl-terminal hydrolase 14 translates to MVISDQYSIMSPSDSPTAQHWEGRPASVKENILGKTGRLAPRWVHDLLNSDLDSGSFARIDWDREARCSSAGVPHRLVLVGNQSTAEGRNPGILSCVCCNCDFHFIIRTSWDSDQLVCLCRPLNLHFPPKETDFYLHHLVNVKEPIRPTTSVSDYHPMIREALLAVEHFACSAPRCTFQVSVEISRPRLKREWVRLLLDKQRILDNLVNARKHSPERFADARDDWSTTAPSTLNTYLRDLLDKPNPRNISRRNKRFQVVFGDECHAIFRAIQFTEENLDKDGVFEPYFIPPRLEPGTPGTPTKLSTLRAFIEDLQAEAESLIIRSGKPGENRPYVGNRLFKELQCFEYPQNKVPQSSTEAHRVLGVLPDFDKALVFFAYNRQSTICEKRRQTYVEALRDIALLTADEDFQTRAIQELTIVEGMPPPSAHGPGNELETQAYSFFSLQYTASDDNVVSAYNTKLEHSPSQADFAREMLQIIGRHRSSDRILTHANAPMDVSSAYRILEADPQWPDNTIVMLCSVKLNKDPKSKSTAEVAIKAMDAIASDRNSDEIRQAVKALEQEYGRPPQQEKSEPIASPNTSNLPVGLENIGNTCYLNSILQYLNTVVPIKDLLAHYPAHELGLDDLDIQRRLIGGNKLKIDRAEAVVARVFVEELDRLLNELGGSQASAIRPSQRLANAVLLPTSNLTDEPGPQAKTTNAAEQKTLEVMGTQFPAPPPLPARPPPGPPAQKSEQVEDIDMVNVTVDPVSESASSVSSQTLVSMSDIDNEKRDFVPEDKTDIRIVSQPIEPPAPELVVDTDVKMTGVESPVLNVEQRVLKALETQTRTSGTEQQDVEEVMGSIINRLQAAIRPTRTDPTDGIQWEPIMETFYVELTNHTKFPNQDKYKLDSTLERAITAYPAEAGPTNIHDGLSRNFDLQRVVTGKEDIMRFTSIKRLPPILHVLIQRTQNNGNKNMNPVEVFETLYLDRYMDTPEDPQFFKLRQKGWALQQRLEQLNNISTATAEDVEIMDSFVNDFVHVNKADVPEPDSLLGGMPASSLAFAGEDSLFPTYNQSEASFEKIEPPETTGFIVEGRQQINNMRVEEVKTYKAELEELFSQHKTHAYRLHAVICHSGQLRAGHYWVWIHDFDTGVWRKYNDRTVTETPNTEEVLKTLNSNGDPYYLCYVQAGKEHDLVKIPKRSLPTSSTQSQEEPLKNTAKSGEEDADGDIDLIEMDGQVAGAQPALTAPPAAGRHWAGIEERDQT, encoded by the exons ATGGTCATCTCGGATCAATACTCCATCATGTCACCAAGTGATTCACCAACTGCTCAACACTGGGAGGGAAGACCTGCTTCCGTCAAGGAGAACATTCTTGGAAAGACTG GTCGTCTTGCACCAAGATGGGTGCATGATCTACTCAATTCTGATTTGGATAGTGGCTCATTTGCAAGAATCGATTGGGATCGTGAAGCACGCTGCAGCAGCGCCGGTGTGCCCCATCGCCTTGTTCTTGTGGGCAACCAGAGCACGGCGGAGGGCCGTAATCCTGGCATTCTATCGTGTGTTTGCTGCAATTGCGACTTCCATTTCATCATCAGGACGTCGTGGGACTCGGATCAATTGGTGTGCCTCTGCCGTCCTCTAAACCTCCACTTCCCCCCCAAGGAAACAGACTTTTATCTTCATCACTTGGTTAACGTCAAGGAACCGATACGGCCCACCACATCGGTATCGGACTATCATCCTATGATCAGAGAGGCTTTGCTTGCGGTCGAGCACTTCGCATGCTCGGCACCCCGCTGCACGTTCCAGGTGTCTGTTGAGATATCGCGGCCTCGGCTCAAGCGCGAATGGGTGCGGCTACTCCTTGATAAGCAGCGCATCCTCGACAACCTGGTAAACGCGAGAAAGCACTCGCCGGAGCGTTTCGCAGACGCCAGGGATGATTGGTCTACCACTGCCCCGTCGACATTGAACACCTACCTCAGAGACTTGCTCGACAAGCCCAACCCGCGCAACATTTCCCGGCGTAACAAGCGGTTTCAGGTTGTATTTGGCGATGAGTGCCACGCCATCTTCAGAGCGATTCAGTTTACGGAAGAGAATCTTGATAAAGACGGCGTCTTCGAACCGTACTTCATTCCTCCTAGGTTGGAGCCTGGTACTCCGGGCACACCAACGAAACTCAGCACGTTACGCGCGTTCATCGAGGACCTTCAAGCCGAGGCAGAAAGCCTCATCATCCGGAGCGGGAAGCCTGGCGAGAATCGGCCGTATGTTGGTAACCGGCTTTTCAAAGAGCTCCAATGCTTCGAGTATCCGCAGAACAAAGTCCCTCAATCGTCGACCGAGGCGCATCGAGTTCTTGGCGTCCTCCCCGATTTCGATAAGGCGTTGGTTTTCTTCGCCTACAACCGGCAGTCAACTATTTGCGAGAAGCGACGTCAGACTTACGTCGAAGCACTTCGCGACATTGCCCTTCTGACTGCGGATGAGGATTTCCAGACTCGTGCGATACAAGAGCTAACTATCGTGGAGGGAATGCCCCCACCAAGCGCTCACGGTCCTGGAAACGAGTTGGAAACCCAGGCCTATTCCTTCTTCAGCCTTCAGTACACCGCCAGCGATGACAATGTCGTCTCAGCTTACAACACCAAGCTAGAGCACTCCCCTTCCCAAGCGGATTTTGCTCGAGAGATGCTTCAGATCATTGGCCGCCACAGGAGCAGTGACAGAATCCTCACACATGCGAACGCTCCCATGGACGTCTCCTCAGCTTATCGCATCCTTGAAGCGGATCCACAGTGGCCTGATAACACCATCGTCATGTTGTGTAGTGTCAAG CTTAACAAGGACCCTAAGAGCAAGTccaccgccgaggtcgccatcAAAGCCATGGATGCCATCGCCTCCGACAGAAACAGCGACGAAATACGCCAAGCAGTCAAAGCGCTTGAACAGGAATATGGCCGCCCGCCTCAACAGGAGAAGTCCGAGCCGATAGCTTCACCTAACACGAGCAACCTGCCCGTCGGACTGGAAAACATTGGCAACACTTGCTACTTGAACAGCATCCTTCAATACCTGAACACTGTTGTTCCTATCAAGGACTTACTTGCCCACTATCCTGCGCACGAACTTGGCCTGGATGATTTGGACATCCAACGCCGATTGATCGGCGGAAACAAGTTGAAGATCGACCGTGCCGAAGCAGTCGTTGCTCGTGTTT TTGTCGAAGAGCTTGATCGGCTGTTGAATGAGCTCGGCGGCTCGCAAGCGTCCGCTATTCGCCCCTCGCAACGCCTGGCTAACGCCGTCCTGCTACCTACCTCGAATCTCACCGACGAGCCCGGCCCGCAAGCAAAGACGACCAATGCCGCGGAGCAAAAAACCCTGGAGGTTATGGGCACTCAATTCCCAGCACCTCCCCCACTGCCTGCAAGGCCTCCCCCAGGACCTCCTGCGCAGAAGTCGGAACAGGTGGAAGATATCGACATGGTGAACGTTACAGTTGATCCAGTTTCTGAATCCGCTAGCAGCGTAAGCTCGCAAACCCTCGTCAGTATGTCCGATATTGACAATGAGAAGCGAGACTTCGTGCCCGAGGACAAGACAGACATTCGAATTGTCTCCCAGCCTATTGAACCACCAGCGCCGGAACTTGTCGTTGATACCGATGTAAAGATGACTGGAGTTGAGTCACCAGTCCTCAATGTCGAGCAACGGGTGCTCAAGGCCTTGGAAACCCAGACTAGGACTTCTGGTACGGAGCAGCaagacgtcgaggaggtgaTGGGTAGCATCATCAACCGGCTTCAGGCAGCTATCAGACCCACGAGGACAGACCCCACGGACGGGATCCAGTGGGAGCCGATCATGGAGACGTTCTACGTCGAATTGACCAACCACACGAAGTTTCCCAACCAGGACAAGTACAAGCTGGATTCGACCCTTGAGCGTGCAATCACAGCATACCCTGCCGAAGCCGGTCCGACCAACATACATGACGGCCTAAGCCGCAACTTCGACCTTCAACGAGTCGTTACTGGCAAGGAGGACATCATGCGGTTTACGTCAATCAAAAGGCTTCCTCCCATATTGCATGTACTCATTCAGCGGACCCAGAACAACGGTAACAAGAACATGAACCCCGTTGAGGTTTTTGAGACGCTATACCTTGATCGATACATGGACACACCAGAGGATCCGCAGTTTTTCAAGCTGAGACAAAAAGGATGGGCTCTCCAACAGCGTCTGGAGCAGCTCAACAACATCTCTACTGCCACAGCCGAAGATGTAGAGATCATGGACAGTTTCGTCAACGACTTCGTCCATGTCAACAAAGCAGACGTCCCTGAGCCCGATTCACTTCTTGGAGGCATGCCAGCTTCATCCCTTGCCTTTGCGGGGGAAGACTCGTTGTTTCCGACGTACAACCAGTCCGAAGCATCGTTCGAAAAGATCGAGCCGCCCGAGACGACAGGTTTCATCGTGGAAGGACGGCAGCAGATCAACAACATGCGCGTGGAAGAGGTTAAGACGTACAAAGCAGAGCTCGAAGAACTCTTCTCACAGCACAAGACCCATGCATATCGCCTGCATGCCGTTATCTGCCACAGTGGCCAGCTGCGGGCAGGGCATTACTGGGTTTGGATCCACGACTTCGATACCGGTGTTTGGCGCAAGTATAACGATAGGACTGTGACAGAAACACCTAATACCGAAGAGGTGTTGAAGACACTCAACAGTAACGGCGACCCATACTACCTCTGTTATGTCCAGGCCGGAAAGGAACATGACCTCGTCAAGATCCCCAAGCGCAGCCTGCCGACGTCATCGACCCAAAGCCAAGAGGAGCCACTCAAGAACACGGCTAAGAGCGGAGAAGAGGACGCAGATGGGGACATTGACCTGATAGAAATGGATGGTCAGGTCGCAGGTGCGCAGCCAGCTTTGACAGCtccgccagcagcaggcagACATTGGGCTGGCATCGAGGAACGTGACCAGACATAG
- a CDS encoding Putative NADH dehydrogenase [ubiquinone] 1 alpha subcomplex subunit 11 encodes MAGDDDLYHPKDAIKASIQASTTLGGAGFFMAAVHNALQKQNVGAMSVFTRSGGIIAVMAIGGGAYGFTQSAMANLREKDDAWNTATAGFVAGSILGMTTKRMPVVLGLGAAFGAWQGVFQLTGGRLRGWSENKLDDEAAFDSKIAQRQAKRRPIEETIAEIGEGRGIRPPGYEERRRERLKEKYGVEINPVKATVE; translated from the exons atggccggcgacgacgacttgTACCACCCCAAggacgccatcaaggccaGCATCCAGGCCTCCACGACCCTTGGTGGTGCCGGTTTCTTCATGGCCGCAGTTCACAATGCCCTCCAGAAGCAGAACGTCGGCGCCATGTCCGTTTTCAcccgcagcggcggcatcatcgcaGTCATGG CGATTGGTGGCGGCGCATACGGCTTCACCCAGTCGGCAATGGCCAACCTTAGAGAAAAGGACGATGCCTGGAACACGGCGACTGCCGGTTTTGTTGCCGGTTCCATTCTTGGAATGACCA CCAAGAGGATGCCCGTCGTGCTCGGCTTGGGCGCTGCCTTTGGTGCGTGGCAGGGAGTATTTCAGCTCACCGGCGGACGTTTGAGGGGATGGTCAGAAAACAAgctggatgacgaggccgccTTCGACAGCAAGATTGCCCAGCGCCAGGCCAAGAGACGCCCTATTGAGGAGACGATTGCAGAGATTGGCGAGGGCCGTG GCATCCGGCCACCGGGCTACGAGGAGCGGAGACGCGAGCGACTTAAGGAGAAGTACGGAGTCGAGATCAACCCTGTCAAGGCGACCGTCGAGTAA
- a CDS encoding Putative DNA mismatch repair protein MutS, core, producing the protein MSSRPELKVDDEHGFIRFFKSLPVVHEDTVRIFDRGDWYTSHGEDANFIARTVYKTTSVVRTLGRDEKTGLASVTMTVTVFRQFLREALFKLGKRIEIWESTGGRMNWKVVKQASPGNLQDVEEDLGGQVEAAPMILAVKISTKTSEARSVGVCFADASVRELGVSEFLDNDLFSNFEALLIQLGVRECLIQMDKADKNKDPDLTKLKQIIGNCGVSVSERSAGEFGTKDIEQDLARLLKDERSTTLLPQTDLKLAMGSAAALIKYLGVLHDPSNFGQYQLYQHDLSQFMKLDAAALKALNLMPGARDGAKSMSLYGLLNHCKTPVGSRLLSQWLKQPLMNKSEIEKRQQLVEAFVNDTELRQTMQEEHLRSVPDLYRLAKRFQRGKANLEDVVRAYQVIIRLPGFMGTLEGVMDEAYRDPLDETYTTPLRGLSNSLAKLAEMVETTVDLDALDNHEYIIKPEFDDSLRIIRKKLDKLKRDIDQEFSDAARDLKQEVGKKIFLENHKVHGYCMRLTRQEAGAIRNKSGYQECSTQKNGVYFTTKTLQSLRREFDQLSQNYNRTQSSLVSEVVGVAASYCPVLERLAGILAHLDVIVSFAHCSVHAPSEYVRPTMHKRGEGQTILKEARHPCLEMQDDVQFITNDVTLTRDKSSFLIITGPNMGGKSTYIRQIGVIALMAQVGCFVPCTEAELTIFDSILARVGASDSQLKGVSTFMAEMLETANILKSATAESLIIIDELGRGTSTYDGFGLAWAISEHIVKEIGCFAMFATHFHELTALADEHPQVHNLHVAAHIGGGGGQNSKREVTLLYKVDDGVCDQSFGIHVAELVRFPDKVVRMAKRKADELEDFTSKHEDLGLKYSKADMEEGSALLKDVLLRWREEVDAGQMSKEEMVSKLKGLVMANEKLLANPFFQSVKTL; encoded by the exons ATGTCTTCGAGACCCGAATTGAAG GTCGACGATGAACACGGCTTCATCCGCTTCTTCAAGTCTCTCCCGGTTGTTCACGAAGACACAGTCCGCATATTTGATCGAGGTGATTGGTACACTTCACACGGTGAAGATGCCAACTTCATCGCCCGTACA GTATACAAGACGACGTCCGTCGTAAGGACCTTGGGCCGAGATGAGAAGACAGGCCTCGCCTCCGTGACAATGACCGTCACGGTCTTCCGACAATTCCTTCGAGAAGCGCTCTTCAAGCTGGGAAAGAGAATAGAGATATGGGAGAGCACCGGCGGCCGCATGAACTGGAAGGTCGTCAAGCAGGCGTCTCCGGGTAACCTGCAAGACGTGGAAGAGGATTTGGGTGGCCAGGTTGAGGCCGCCCCGATGATTCTCGCTGTCAAGATATCCACCAAAACTTCCGAGGCCAGAAGCGTTGGCGTCTGCTTTGCCGATGCCAGTGTGCGAGAGTTGGGCGTCAGCGAGTTCCTCGACAACGACCTGTTCTCCAACTTCGAGGCTCTGCTGATTCAACTGGGCGTCAGGGAGTGCCTCATACAAATGGACAAGGCggacaagaacaaggacCCGGACCTTACAAAGCTGAAGCAGATCATCGGGAACTGCGGCGTTTCCGTCTCGGAACGGTCGGCCGGCGAGTTTGGCACCAAGGACATCGAACAGGACCTTGCGCGTCTGCTCAAGGACGAGCGCTCGACGACTCTCCTGCCCCAGACCGACCTCAAGTTGGCCATGGGCTCGGCCGCGGCTCTGATCAAGTACCTCGGCGTGCTCCACGATCCATCCAACTTCGGACAGTACCAATTGTACCAGCACGACCTCTCTCAGTTTATGAAGCTGGAtgcggcggcgctgaaggCGCTCAACTTGATGCCTGGCGCCCGGGACGGTGCCAAGTCCATGAGCCTGTATGGGCTGCTTAATCACTGCAAGACTCCAGTCGGAAGCCGGCTGCTGTCACAGTGGCTCAAGCAACCACTCATGAACAAGTCAGAGATCGAGAAGCGTCAgcagcttgtcgaggccTTCGTCAACGACACAGAGTTAAGGCAGACGATGCAGGAGGAACATCTGCGTTCGGTACCAGACCTTTACCGTCTCGCTAAGCGGTTCCAAAGGGGCAAGGCCAACCTTGAGGACGTCGTTCGTGCGTACCAGGTCATCATCCGGCTGCCTGGCTTCATGGGAACTTTGGAGGGCGTCATGGACGAAGCATACAGAGATCCTCTTGACGAAACCTACACGACCCCTCTCCGCGGGCTTTCCAATAGTCTCGCAAAGCTCGCGGAGATGGTCGAGACGACTGTCGACCTGGACGCCCTAGACAACCATGAGTACATCATCAAGCCAGAGTTCGACGACAGCCTGAGGATCATCAGGAAGAAGCTTGACAAGCTCAAGAGAGATATCGACCAAGAGTTTTCGGACGCGGCTCGCGACCTGAAGCAAGAAGTCGGCAAGAAGATCTTCCTTGAGAACCACAAGGTCCACGGATACTGCATGAGACTCACGAGACAGGAAGCCGGCGCTATCCGGAACAAGTCGGGTTACCAGGAATGCTCGACGCAGAAGAACGGAGTCTACTTCACGACCAAAACACTGCAGAGCCTCCGTCGAGAGTTCGACCAGCTCTCGCAGAACTACAACAGGACACAGAGCAGTCTGGTCAGCGAGGTTGTAGGCGTGGCGGCTTCATACTGCCCCGTCCTCGAGAGGCTTGCTGGTATCCTGGCCCACTTGGATGTCATCGTCTCCTTTGCCCACTGCTCCGTCCACGCGCCCTCCGAGTACGTCCGCCCTACGATGCACAAGCGAGGCGAGGGCCAGACGATCCTCAAGGAGGCCCGCCACCCGTGCCTAGAGATGCAAGACGACGTCCAATTTATCACAAACGACGTTACTCTGACGCGGGACAAGTCCTCTTTTCTGATCATTACCGGTCCCAACATGGGCGGAAAGTCGACTTACATCCGCCAGATCGGCGTCATCGCCCTCATGGCGCAGGTCGGCTGCTTCGTCCCCTGTACCGAGGCTGAGCTGACCATCTTCGACTCCATCCTCGCTCGTGTCGGCGCCAGCGACTCCCAGCTCAAGGGCGTGTCGACGTTCATGGCCGAGATGCTTGAGACGGCTAACATTCTCAAATCGGCAACAGCTGAGtccctcatcatcatcgacgagctgggcCGCGGTACCTCGACCTACGATGGCTTCGGCCTTGCGTGGGCCATCTCGGAACATATCGTCAAGGAGATCGGCTGCTTCGCTATGTTCGCGACGCACTTCCACGAGCTGACGGCACTGGCGGACGAGCACCCGCAGGTCCACAACCTGCATGTGGCGGCGcacatcggcggcggcggcggccagaaCAGCAAGCGTGAGGTGACGCTTCTATACAAGGTTGACGACGGTGTGTGCGACCAGAGCTTCGGTATCCACGTGGCGGAGCTGGTGAGGTTCCCGGACAAGGTGGTGCGTATGGCAAAGCgcaaggccgacgagcttGAGGACTTTACGTCCAAGCACGAGGACTTAGGGCTTAAGTACAGCAAGGCGGACATGGAAGAGGGCAGCGCTCTGCTCAAGGACGTGCTGCTGCGGTGGAGGGAAGAGGTCGACGCGGGGCAGATGAGCAAGGAGGAGATGGTCTCTAAGCTGAAAGGCTTGGTGATGGCGAACGAGAAGCTGCTTGCCAATCCCTTTTTCCAGTCTGTCAAGACGTTATAA
- a CDS encoding Putative tRNA (guanine-N1-)-methyltransferase, tRNA methyltransferase TRMD/TRM10-type: protein METPASEPVNQPAKDLEMTEAKSEEPSVPPTPANGDGAAPNPPTTTTTTTTATTREETSSSGVDKTGVPEASVEKDGEEADVESSAAAAEAEPKISKNQLRKMKRKAAWEDGREDRKRKRKEKRHERQATRREEIAAVIAEAEAKGIDPASVVIPPKRKTPKQPATQVPVALILDCDFEKYMLEKELVSLASQITRSYSDNRAARYRAHLYVSSYGGQLKERFETTLGSQHVHWKGVKLVEGDFVEASRDADELMKGPRGGQVIDLLQPTGEDGAAKKPAVFRDVLDSAPSPDPEPEPADELKNIVYLSSDSVNTLDRLEPNTSYVIGGLVDRNREKGLCHRRARAMGIRTAKLPIGEYMNLSSRRVLATNHVVEIMLKWLETGSWAEAFLSVIPKRKEAKLKEEGGAGSASGTPATEGAGGEIEDSRFDEEDDEDVDERQTITENVAAPESSAASQEGTKEALGKS, encoded by the coding sequence ATGGAGACTCCCGCCTCGGAACCCGTCAATCAGCCAGCCAAAGACCTCGAGATGACCGAAGCAAAATCAGAAGAACCCTCTGTCCCGCCTACGCCTGCCAatggcgacggcgcagcCCCGAATCCCCccacaacgacgacgacaacgacgacggcgacgacgagagaAGAGACAAGCAGTAGCGGGGTTGACAAGACGGGCGTCCCCGAAGCCTCGGTGGAAaaggacggcgaagaggccgatgtcgaatcctccgctgccgccgctgaggCCGAGCCCAAGATCTCCAAGAACCAGCTCCGCAAGATGAAGCGCaaggcggcgtgggaggaCGGCCGTGAGGACCGCAAGCGCAAGCGCAAGGAGAAGCGCCATGAGCGTCAGGCCACCCGCCGCGAGGAGATTGCCGCCGTtatcgccgaggccgaggccaagggcatcGACCCGGCCTCCGTCGTCATCCCGCCGAAGCGCAAGACGCCTAAGCAGCCTGCGACCCAAGTGCCTGTCGCCCTGATCCTCGACTGCGACTTTGAAAAGTACatgctcgagaaggagctcgTCTCGCTTGCCAGCCAGATCACCCGTTCCTACTCGGACAACCGCGCCGCGAGGTACCGCGCCCACCTGTACGTCAGCTCCTACGGCGGCCAGCTGAAGGAGCGCTTCGAGACGACGCTGGGCAGCCAGCACGTGCACTGGAAAGGCgtgaagctcgtcgagggagACTTCGTCGAGGCTTCCAGGGACGCTGACGAGTTGATGAAGGGGCCCCGCGGCGGGCAGGTTATCGACCTGCTCCAGCCGACCggggaggacggcgccgccaagaagcccGCCGTCTTCCGGGACGTCCTCGACTCGGCGCCTAGCCCGGACCCCGAACCCGAacccgccgacgagctcaagAACATCGTCTACCTCTCCTCCGACTCGGTCAACActctcgaccgcctcgagccCAACACGAGCTAtgtcatcggcggcctcgtcgaccgcaaCCGCGAAAAGGGTCTGTGTCACCGCCGCGCGAGGGCGATGGGCATCCGGACGGCGAAGCTGCCCATTGGAGAGTACATGAACCTGTCGAGTCGGAGGGTGCTCGCGACGAaccacgtcgtcgagatcatGCTCAAGTGGCTCGAGACGGGCAGCTGGGCCGAGGCGTTCCTGAGCGTCATCCCCAAGCGCAAGGAGGCaaagctgaaggaggaaggcggcgctggcAGTGCCAGCGGGACTCCCGCTACAGaaggggcgggcggcgagatcgAGGACAGCAGgtttgacgaggaggatgacgaggacgtgGACGAGAGGCAAACCATCACGGAAAACGTGGCGGCGCCAGAGTCGTCAGCTGCGTCTCAGGAAGGCACCAAGGAAGCCCTGGGTAAATCATAA
- a CDS encoding Putative DNA primase, small subunit, with the protein MPHSVSSEATSPPNDIVAHDESMADSPAPPTASQATDGDVAMAEVDAPAPATEDKRDVKLEDLFIDGDSDDEFPSSKPQDTPSSSSPGIATPLSPTDIADLKASDPEVMRSFYQRLFPWRYLFQWLNHSPSPTNDFAHREFAFTLQNDAYLRYQSFPTHDLLRKDVLRLMPSRFEIGPVYSTNPRDRKTLRNASAFKPLAKELCFDIDLTDYDEIRTCCDKANICIKCWQFITMAIKVVDVALRDDFGFKHIMWVYSGRRGAHAWVCDKKARTMGDQLRRSIAGYLEVIKGGAQSGKKVNLWRPLHPHVARSLETLKSHFQEDVLEAQDPWASNERAERLLQLLPDKNLNESLRKKWDAAPGRSSVSKWADIDTVAKSGASKNLDAKALLEAKQDIVLEYTYPRLDIEVSKKLNHLLKSPFVVHPGTGRVCVPIDTRTLEDFDPLGVPTVQSLLAEIDTWKSDEDAEAGGSQQKSVQDWEKTSLKPYVEQFRSFVIGLMKDERDGKIKREREEDAMDF; encoded by the exons ATGCCACACTCCGTGTCGTCAGAAGCAACCTCACCACCCAACGATATAGTGGCCCACGACGAATCAATGGCCGActcgcccgccccccccaCCGCCAGCCAGGCGACTGACGGCGACGTTGCGATGGCCGAGGTTGAtgcgccggcgcccgccaCCGAGGATAAGAGAGATGTCAAGCTGGAGGATTTGTTCATAGACGGGGACTCAGACGACGAGTTTCCCAGCTCAAAACCACAAGACACACCGTCATCAAGTTCCCCGGGGATTGCGACACCCCTTTCACCAAC AGACATTGCGGATTTGAAAGCGTCAGATCCCGAGGTGATGCGCAGTTTCTACCAGCGCCTGTTTCCTTGGAGATACCTCTTCCAATGGTTGAACCACAGCCCGTCGCCGACCAACGACTTTGCCCACAGAGAGTTCGCCTTTACGCTGCAGAACGACGCTTACCTACGATACCAGTCTTTCCCAACCCATGACCT CCTCCGCAAGGACGTCCTCCGCCTCATGCCCTCTCGTTTCGAAATCGGCCCCGTCTACAGCACGAACCCGCGTGACCGCAAGACCCTCCGCAACGCCAGCGCCTTCAAGCccctcgccaaggagctgTGCTTCGATATCGATCTGACGGACTACGACGAGATCAGAACCTGCTGCGACAAGGCCAACATTTGCATCAAGTGCTGGCAGTTCATCACCATGGCAatcaaggtcgtcgacgtcgccctgcgCGACGACTTTGGCTTCAAACACATCATGTGGGTGTATTCCGGCCGGAGAGGTGCCCACGCGTGGGTGTGCGACAAGAAGGCACGGACAATGGGCGACCAATTGCGCCGGTCGATCGCGGGGTATCTGGAGGTTATCAAGGGCGGCGCGCAGAGCGGGAAGAAAGTGAATCTGTGGCGGCCACTGCACCCCCACGTGGC ACGGAGTCTCGAGACCCTCAAGTCTCATTTTCAAGAAGACGTTCTCGAGGCACAAGACCCCTGGGCCTCCAACGAGCGCGCCGAGCGCCTCCTCCAGCTGCTGCCGGACAAGAACCTCAACGAGTCGCTCCGCAAGAAGTGGGACGCCGCTCCGGGGCGGTCGTCCGTCTCCAAGTGGGCCGATATTGACACGGTGGCCAAGAGCGGCGCGAGCAAGAAtctcgacgccaaggcgctcctcgaggccaagcAGGACATCGTACTTGAGTACACGTACCCGCGCCTCGATATCGAGGTCAGCAAGAAGCTCAACCATCTGCTCAAGTCGCCCTTCGTCGTCCACCCCGGCACTGGCAGGGTGTGCGTGCCGATCGACACCAGGACGCTCGAAGACTTTGATCCGCTCGGTGTGCCGACGGTGCAGAGCCTGCTGGCGGAGATCGACACGTGGAagagcgacgaggacgccgaggcgggTGGGTCGCAGCAGAAAAGCGTGCAGGACTGGGAGAAGACGAGCCTGAAGCCGTACGTGGAGCAGTTCCGGTCCTTTGTTATTGGTTTGATGAAGGATGAGAGggacggcaagatcaagagggagagagaggaggacgCCATGGATTTTTGA